The following are encoded together in the Oncorhynchus nerka isolate Pitt River linkage group LG25, Oner_Uvic_2.0, whole genome shotgun sequence genome:
- the LOC115109765 gene encoding B-cadherin-like isoform X2: MTDFVPCQLGDLILQPFRYRMDRDPAKWLDINSETGMIKTKHSLDRESPFAKDGKYRVLILAIEDEIPATGTGTILIELEDVNDNAPTIDDTPLKLCNQDPRLVRLAVTDRDGPGFAEAFSVELLEGYNMYCAAQMDETGHEEAEKLLH, translated from the exons atgacagattttgtaccttgtcagctcggggatttgatcttgcaaccatttcg GTATCGCATGGACAGAGATCCTGCTAAATGGCTGGACATCAACAGTGAGACCGGAATGATCAAAACCAAACACTCCCTGGACAGAGAGTCTCCCTTTGCCAAAGATGGCAAATACAGAGTTCTCATTCTCGCCATCGAAG ATGAAATCCCTGCAACTGGAACTGGAACCATTCTGATAGAGCTGGAAGATGTAAACGACAATGCTCCGACTATTGATGACACCCCGTTGAAGCTCTGCAACCAAGACCCCCGTCTAGTGCGTTTggctgtgacagacagagacgggcCAGGCTTTGCTGAAGCCTTCAGTGTAGAACTTCTGGAAGGGTACAATATGTATTGCGCTGCCCAAATGGACGAAACAG GCCATGAGGAAGCAGAGAAACTTCTACATTAA
- the LOC115109765 gene encoding B-cadherin-like isoform X1, with product MTDFVPCQLGDLILQPFRYRMDRDPAKWLDINSETGMIKTKHSLDRESPFAKDGKYRVLILAIEDEIPATGTGTILIELEDVNDNAPTIDDTPLKLCNQDPRLVRLAVTDRDGPGFAEAFSVELLEGYNMYCAAQMDETGTAENRAWADPGSVRQTPDL from the exons atgacagattttgtaccttgtcagctcggggatttgatcttgcaaccatttcg GTATCGCATGGACAGAGATCCTGCTAAATGGCTGGACATCAACAGTGAGACCGGAATGATCAAAACCAAACACTCCCTGGACAGAGAGTCTCCCTTTGCCAAAGATGGCAAATACAGAGTTCTCATTCTCGCCATCGAAG ATGAAATCCCTGCAACTGGAACTGGAACCATTCTGATAGAGCTGGAAGATGTAAACGACAATGCTCCGACTATTGATGACACCCCGTTGAAGCTCTGCAACCAAGACCCCCGTCTAGTGCGTTTggctgtgacagacagagacgggcCAGGCTTTGCTGAAGCCTTCAGTGTAGAACTTCTGGAAGGGTACAATATGTATTGCGCTGCCCAAATGGACGAAACAG GAACTGCTGAAAACCGTGCATGGGCGGATCCAGGATCCGTAAGACAAacacctgacctctga